The proteins below are encoded in one region of Berryella intestinalis:
- a CDS encoding IspD/TarI family cytidylyltransferase: MNYSIILAGGVGQRMRTSGTPKQFLEVFGKPIVIYTLEKFEACPDVDKVIVACNAAWIDHMSNLLFKFSLEKNVTVVPGGKNRQASIANGIRQIRQLGGTDDDIVLVHDSVRPLVETAVISENIRVAHRFGGAMTVRPAIESACITEGDVVSFADFKVRDNTYTLTSPQTFRLGVLTDIYSKYADGVLPETVLDAAMGCSYLGSEVHMVKDASPNLKITTPEDFYIFKAMVEYEETKSAFGL, translated from the coding sequence ATGAATTATTCGATTATACTTGCTGGTGGCGTAGGACAAAGGATGAGGACGTCGGGAACGCCGAAGCAGTTTTTAGAGGTGTTCGGTAAGCCCATCGTTATATATACCCTCGAGAAGTTCGAGGCCTGTCCCGATGTTGATAAAGTGATTGTTGCCTGCAATGCGGCATGGATAGACCATATGAGCAACTTGCTTTTTAAGTTTTCTCTTGAGAAGAATGTGACCGTGGTTCCGGGAGGGAAAAACAGGCAGGCGAGTATTGCTAATGGAATCAGGCAAATCAGGCAATTGGGCGGGACGGATGATGACATCGTTCTTGTACACGATAGTGTGAGGCCGCTGGTCGAGACAGCGGTTATTTCCGAGAATATCCGAGTTGCTCATAGATTTGGCGGAGCTATGACGGTGCGTCCGGCTATTGAGTCGGCATGCATTACGGAGGGCGATGTCGTCAGCTTCGCGGATTTCAAGGTGCGAGACAATACGTACACATTGACATCCCCACAGACATTTAGGCTGGGAGTACTCACCGACATTTATTCGAAATATGCGGATGGAGTTTTACCAGAAACGGTTCTGGATGCTGCAATGGGCTGCTCATATTTGGGTTCGGAGGTGCATATGGTCAAGGATGCGAGCCCGAACCTGAAGATCACGACCCCTGAGGATTTCTATATTTTCAAAGCGATGGTCGAGTACGAAGAGACCAAGTCCGCATTTGGACTCTAG
- the pheS gene encoding phenylalanine--tRNA ligase subunit alpha — protein MDELAELRSRTLSAIEAAQGTSALDEVRVQVMGKSGELTKYLRQMGQIAKEERAEVGKAVNAVRAVVEEALDARKSALAADELAASIESSAVDVTLPGRAQQLGSRHLINRISDEICDVFLGLGYTVATGPEVETDYYNFTALNAPADHPSRSMQDTFYVRDRSGDAAAVRGESDVLLRTQTSGVQVHVMETQKPPIYIVAPGKVYRRDVADPSHLPQFTQIEGLVIDENISFGDLKGTLDYFCKAMFGPDRETRFRAHYFPFTEPSAEVDVSCGICHGEGCRFCKGTGWLEILGCGMVDPAVLECSGIDPERYSGFAFGVGVERVAALKYDIPDLRLLLQGDMRFLRQF, from the coding sequence ATCGACGAGCTGGCGGAACTGAGGTCGAGGACCCTATCCGCCATCGAAGCCGCGCAGGGAACGTCCGCGCTTGACGAGGTGCGCGTCCAGGTTATGGGGAAGTCGGGCGAGCTTACCAAGTACCTGCGCCAGATGGGGCAGATCGCCAAAGAGGAGCGCGCAGAGGTGGGCAAGGCGGTGAACGCCGTCCGGGCCGTGGTCGAGGAAGCGCTCGACGCGCGCAAGAGCGCTCTTGCGGCCGATGAGCTGGCGGCGTCCATCGAAAGCTCGGCCGTCGACGTGACGCTTCCGGGGCGCGCCCAGCAGCTGGGCTCGCGCCACCTCATCAACCGCATCTCCGACGAGATCTGCGACGTGTTCCTCGGGCTGGGTTACACGGTTGCAACCGGCCCCGAGGTGGAAACCGACTACTACAACTTCACGGCGCTGAACGCTCCGGCCGACCATCCCAGCCGCAGCATGCAGGACACGTTCTACGTGCGGGATCGGTCGGGCGACGCCGCTGCGGTTCGCGGCGAGTCCGACGTCTTGCTGCGCACCCAGACCTCCGGCGTTCAGGTTCACGTGATGGAGACCCAAAAGCCCCCCATCTACATCGTCGCACCGGGCAAGGTGTATCGCCGCGACGTGGCCGATCCGTCGCACCTTCCCCAGTTCACCCAAATCGAGGGCCTGGTCATCGACGAGAACATCAGTTTCGGAGACCTGAAGGGCACGCTCGACTACTTCTGCAAGGCGATGTTCGGCCCGGATCGCGAGACGCGCTTCAGGGCGCATTACTTCCCGTTCACCGAGCCGTCGGCGGAGGTCGATGTGAGCTGCGGCATCTGCCACGGGGAGGGATGCCGGTTCTGCAAGGGTACCGGCTGGCTCGAGATCCTGGGCTGCGGCATGGTCGATCCGGCGGTGCTCGAGTGCTCGGGGATCGATCCCGAGCGGTACTCGGGGTTCGCGTTCGGCGTGGGCGTCGAGCGCGTTGCGGCGCTGAAGTACGACATCCCCGACCTCAGGCTGCTGCTCCAAGGCGATATGCGCTTCCTTCGTCAGTTCTAG
- a CDS encoding flippase, which yields MASVRANFLWNAAYQVVRIIVPLVTLPYLSRVLGSSQLGVYAFTYTIANYFIFFILLGLNQYGVRAIAKVREDRQILSKTFCSIFAMQFLAGAAVTTVYLGYVALSSPDIIRFSLIWCIWVGAEIFDVGWLFFGLEEFKAITIRNVIIRFLVVAGIFLFVHDQEDLWVYCLIQAMGNFVSALVLWPMLAGKVRFALPKLKEIIPHIKPNLVLFAPVIAISFYTQIDKVLLGVLASMSQLGFYDNAEKITLIPLAIIQSLGTAMLPRMSKLVSSGEGESVRGHIGISIWFSTALALGLSFGIAAISPEFVPIFFGEGFEPVATMMPIIGMIIPIVAWSNVLGVQYLIPHGKDVMFLASVSVGAAVNVALNLVMIPLWQGVGSSVATVIAEFAVMLVQVYYLRSELPFRRYLKDVLPYLFIGAAMYGVIRMGVFLPVDGVARLVLEIVVGGSFFLLASIVWMKKTHDGRIKHLLPSRFR from the coding sequence ATGGCATCTGTTCGGGCGAACTTTCTTTGGAATGCCGCTTATCAGGTGGTTCGAATCATCGTGCCTCTTGTCACGCTTCCGTATCTTTCGAGAGTGCTTGGAAGTTCTCAACTGGGAGTGTATGCCTTCACGTATACGATTGCGAATTACTTCATTTTCTTCATCCTGCTGGGACTTAACCAGTACGGCGTTCGTGCAATAGCGAAAGTTCGCGAAGATAGGCAGATTCTGTCGAAGACATTCTGCTCCATCTTTGCAATGCAGTTTTTAGCGGGAGCCGCTGTAACGACCGTTTATCTGGGGTATGTAGCCCTGTCGTCGCCCGATATTATTCGGTTTTCCCTCATATGGTGCATATGGGTTGGGGCCGAGATATTCGATGTGGGTTGGCTTTTCTTTGGTCTCGAAGAGTTCAAGGCTATAACCATTCGAAACGTGATTATCAGGTTTTTGGTCGTTGCTGGCATCTTCCTGTTCGTTCATGATCAAGAAGATCTTTGGGTGTACTGCTTGATACAGGCGATGGGGAACTTTGTTTCGGCGTTGGTATTGTGGCCGATGTTGGCTGGTAAGGTTCGGTTTGCCTTACCGAAATTGAAAGAAATTATCCCTCATATCAAACCCAACCTGGTTCTTTTTGCCCCTGTCATTGCGATATCGTTTTACACGCAGATCGATAAAGTATTACTTGGGGTGCTTGCATCCATGTCGCAGCTGGGGTTCTACGACAATGCTGAAAAAATAACATTAATTCCGCTGGCGATAATACAATCGCTCGGCACCGCTATGCTTCCACGGATGAGTAAGCTCGTATCATCGGGAGAAGGCGAATCGGTTCGAGGTCATATCGGAATATCTATATGGTTTTCGACAGCTTTGGCTTTGGGGCTATCTTTTGGAATTGCCGCTATATCGCCGGAATTCGTCCCGATTTTTTTCGGAGAAGGGTTCGAGCCCGTTGCAACTATGATGCCAATTATCGGAATGATAATTCCGATAGTGGCATGGAGTAATGTTTTGGGTGTTCAGTATCTTATCCCCCATGGAAAAGATGTGATGTTTCTCGCTTCCGTCAGTGTAGGGGCTGCGGTGAACGTGGCGCTGAACCTTGTTATGATTCCGTTGTGGCAGGGAGTCGGCTCTTCGGTTGCGACAGTGATTGCGGAGTTCGCGGTAATGCTTGTTCAGGTTTATTACCTGAGGAGCGAACTTCCTTTCAGGCGCTACTTAAAAGATGTGTTGCCGTACTTGTTTATCGGAGCGGCAATGTATGGTGTAATCCGGATGGGCGTTTTTTTACCTGTTGATGGGGTGGCTCGCCTGGTGTTGGAGATCGTGGTAGGCGGATCTTTCTTTCTGTTGGCCTCGATTGTGTGGATGAAAAAAACGCATGACGGAAGGATAAAGCATCTTCTGCCCTCGCGCTTTCGATGA
- a CDS encoding undecaprenyl-phosphate glucose phosphotransferase produces the protein MDSARRHALYCVLALFDALIIVLSYLAASWLYIGTMKTLGGLSQLRAPFYPDLGFGILVLYSLILVAAYGFFRVYGCIYLGKIRGMARRIAQVNTVGLVLFSALLYVTHLENVSRMTLLLFYLISTFLVILKGWLTVRYFYRLRKNKKALRFVLVAGCGEIAKHYANVIGVDSSRFESVVGYVASSSCSEDEEEVLSKCPLLKRRLGTVDDLDELLSSTKIDEIVIALEVNEYDDIRKISSFADKYGAALTLVPFYNEIVPQSPKIDCVDDVKLVNLRSMPLSSIFNSTMKRAADIVVSVFVLILVSWLMVITAIGVRLSSPGPILFKQERIGLNNRPFNMLKFRSMRVNIESNSAWSTDEDPRKTRFGSFIRKCSIDELPQFLSVLKGDMSIVGPRPEIPHYVEKFRETIPRYMLRHQVRPGITGWAQVNGFRGDTSIEGRIEHDLWYIENWSFWLDVKIFFKTLFGGFLNSEKIS, from the coding sequence GTGGATAGTGCTAGACGGCATGCTTTGTATTGCGTTCTTGCCCTGTTTGACGCTTTGATTATCGTTTTAAGCTACCTGGCTGCTTCCTGGCTCTATATTGGGACAATGAAAACGCTCGGGGGCTTATCTCAATTGCGAGCGCCCTTTTATCCTGATCTGGGTTTTGGGATCTTGGTTCTATATTCCTTAATTCTGGTTGCTGCTTATGGTTTCTTTCGCGTGTATGGCTGCATCTATCTTGGCAAGATTAGAGGCATGGCGAGGCGAATAGCTCAAGTGAACACAGTAGGGCTGGTTTTGTTTTCGGCGCTACTCTATGTTACGCATCTTGAAAATGTGAGTAGGATGACCCTGCTCCTGTTTTATTTGATATCGACTTTTTTAGTTATATTAAAAGGATGGCTGACAGTCCGTTATTTCTATCGTTTGCGGAAAAATAAAAAAGCTCTTAGGTTCGTTTTAGTCGCAGGGTGTGGAGAGATAGCAAAGCACTATGCAAATGTCATTGGCGTTGATTCTTCTCGTTTCGAATCCGTCGTAGGTTACGTAGCCTCCTCTTCGTGCTCTGAGGATGAAGAGGAGGTTTTGAGTAAGTGCCCTCTTTTGAAACGTCGTCTCGGTACTGTTGACGATTTGGACGAACTTCTCTCGTCGACCAAAATCGATGAGATAGTTATCGCTCTTGAAGTTAATGAATACGACGATATAAGAAAAATAAGCAGTTTTGCGGATAAGTATGGTGCTGCGCTCACGTTGGTTCCATTCTACAACGAGATTGTTCCACAAAGTCCTAAGATAGACTGCGTAGATGACGTCAAATTAGTCAATCTGCGCAGCATGCCGCTCTCTAGTATTTTTAATTCAACGATGAAGAGGGCTGCCGACATTGTGGTGAGCGTATTCGTGCTCATCTTAGTCTCTTGGCTTATGGTGATTACAGCGATTGGAGTCAGATTAAGCAGCCCGGGCCCTATTCTGTTCAAACAAGAGCGGATTGGCCTTAATAATCGTCCATTCAACATGCTCAAGTTTCGAAGTATGCGCGTGAATATCGAGTCGAATAGTGCTTGGAGCACGGATGAAGATCCGCGGAAAACTAGGTTTGGTAGTTTCATTCGCAAATGCAGCATTGATGAACTCCCTCAGTTTCTTTCGGTGCTCAAAGGAGATATGAGCATCGTCGGACCTCGTCCTGAAATTCCTCACTACGTTGAGAAGTTCAGAGAGACTATTCCTCGTTACATGTTAAGGCACCAGGTCCGTCCGGGAATTACTGGCTGGGCTCAGGTCAACGGTTTTCGGGGAGACACCTCCATCGAAGGCAGAATCGAACATGATCTTTGGTATATCGAAAACTGGAGCTTTTGGTTGGATGTGAAGATTTTCTTCAAGACACTCTTTGGCGGTTTTTTGAATTCAGAGAAGATTAGCTAG
- a CDS encoding glycosyltransferase family 4 protein has product MVVRIGPLGQFPPAINLVESLLRLGHRVTLFANDIDECRQLSFKDDSRVEMIDLGSRQGGLCSRGLNNYSIRKTIGGFLKANRGSIDFVWTTTDISARDIADELAEFKHVMQLPELVEYVPRIGARSMPFKSGKAIDLARKAHKVVVPEYNRACIQQVWWNLPVVPTVLPNKPQPDDLSTPKEVDEALAQRFETLGKKILLYQGVFASDRDIVPYAKSLELLEGEFCLCLMGKGVFSAEDERAWRNKLSSISEDVYFMGFVPSPGHLAFSSYGYIGLLPYSPRSDKTRFSSLNALYCAPNKVWEYSRVGVPMLGSDVPGLKHLLEGAGMGLTSSPDPDEIAERIRAIDENHRSMSANATRFYKATDIDSIVEAILQD; this is encoded by the coding sequence GTGGTAGTCCGCATAGGTCCGCTGGGTCAATTTCCTCCCGCCATTAATCTTGTTGAGTCGCTGCTTCGTTTGGGGCATCGGGTTACTTTGTTTGCGAATGATATCGACGAATGTCGGCAACTAAGCTTCAAGGATGATTCTCGTGTTGAGATGATAGACCTCGGAAGTCGGCAGGGCGGTTTGTGTTCTAGAGGTTTGAATAATTACAGTATTCGGAAAACGATAGGGGGTTTTCTGAAGGCAAATAGGGGATCTATCGATTTTGTCTGGACTACAACCGATATTTCTGCTCGTGATATTGCGGATGAACTAGCTGAGTTCAAGCATGTAATGCAACTTCCCGAGCTAGTAGAATACGTTCCACGCATCGGCGCTCGATCGATGCCCTTCAAAAGTGGTAAAGCAATCGACCTTGCTCGCAAGGCGCATAAAGTGGTCGTACCTGAATATAATCGAGCCTGTATTCAGCAAGTTTGGTGGAATCTTCCCGTTGTGCCCACCGTGTTGCCGAATAAACCTCAGCCAGATGATTTGTCTACCCCCAAAGAGGTTGACGAGGCTCTTGCGCAGCGCTTTGAGACTCTCGGCAAAAAGATCCTGCTATATCAGGGTGTATTTGCTTCCGACCGAGATATCGTTCCTTATGCGAAAAGCTTAGAGTTGCTCGAAGGGGAATTCTGCCTTTGTTTGATGGGGAAAGGCGTTTTTTCGGCTGAAGATGAGAGAGCGTGGCGCAATAAGCTTTCGTCGATTTCAGAAGACGTATATTTTATGGGCTTTGTTCCATCGCCTGGCCATCTTGCTTTCAGCTCATATGGGTATATTGGCCTGCTTCCTTACTCGCCCAGGTCGGACAAGACGCGCTTTTCAAGTTTGAACGCCCTCTATTGTGCTCCAAACAAAGTCTGGGAGTATTCGCGTGTTGGGGTTCCTATGCTGGGCTCGGATGTCCCTGGCTTAAAGCACTTGCTGGAGGGGGCTGGTATGGGGTTGACTTCCAGCCCGGATCCGGATGAAATAGCGGAGAGAATAAGGGCTATAGACGAAAACCATCGGTCTATGTCTGCTAACGCAACGAGGTTTTATAAGGCGACCGATATCGATAGCATAGTCGAAGCCATTCTTCAGGATTAA
- a CDS encoding glycosyltransferase family 2 protein, whose product MTAGVGKLLTVSVAAYNVEKYLDEALRSCVVANMDALEVIIVDDGSEDKTSEVAREFVNRYPGTFVLIKKENGGYGSTFNASLKVARGKYFRYLDGDDWFDAGELEAYLAILSRNDSDVVYSPYVRVYESDGSSELIRDLRVDGEGVYYLSDLKIHRPLAACSLAYRTLYLREISFHMTEQCFYTDLEFCYIPFAFANSIYVSDCPLYRYRIGRNGQSISVEGIRSHYKDILKVRMRMLSEFFPDGGIHPDIVPVSYIRDSMVKEIIATYSYLLLVGSDASKQDALKFNRQLKGFSGLYRESSIASKKVRLLRLSRFSLFGWLSSRELRKK is encoded by the coding sequence ATGACTGCTGGAGTTGGTAAACTGCTCACAGTGTCTGTTGCTGCATATAACGTCGAAAAGTATCTCGATGAAGCTTTGAGGTCGTGTGTTGTTGCAAACATGGATGCGCTCGAAGTTATCATTGTCGATGATGGTAGCGAGGACAAAACGAGTGAAGTTGCCCGTGAGTTTGTCAATCGCTATCCAGGCACCTTTGTTCTGATCAAAAAAGAAAACGGAGGTTACGGCTCAACGTTTAATGCGAGCCTCAAGGTCGCACGTGGCAAGTATTTCAGGTACCTTGATGGCGATGATTGGTTTGATGCGGGCGAGCTCGAAGCTTACTTAGCCATCTTGTCCCGAAATGATTCAGATGTTGTGTACAGCCCCTATGTGCGTGTATACGAATCTGACGGCAGTTCGGAGTTGATACGCGACTTGAGAGTTGATGGTGAAGGAGTTTACTATCTTTCTGATCTGAAGATACATCGCCCGTTGGCTGCGTGTTCCCTTGCGTATCGAACGCTTTATCTCAGGGAAATATCGTTCCATATGACCGAACAATGCTTCTACACCGATCTTGAATTCTGCTACATTCCGTTTGCTTTTGCGAATAGCATTTACGTTTCGGATTGTCCGCTCTATAGATATCGTATTGGGCGCAATGGTCAATCGATCAGCGTCGAAGGCATCAGATCGCATTACAAGGATATTCTGAAAGTTCGCATGAGGATGCTGAGTGAGTTTTTTCCCGATGGTGGCATTCATCCTGATATTGTGCCCGTTTCCTACATCCGAGATTCCATGGTGAAAGAGATTATCGCAACGTATTCGTATCTGCTTTTGGTGGGGTCTGATGCTTCTAAGCAGGATGCGTTGAAATTCAATCGTCAGCTGAAAGGCTTTTCTGGCCTCTATCGCGAATCGTCGATTGCAAGCAAAAAGGTGCGCTTATTAAGGTTAAGCCGATTTAGTTTATTTGGCTGGCTTTCGTCCCGGGAGCTCAGGAAAAAATAA
- a CDS encoding phosphoribosyltransferase family protein: MGYKTEFHLHTKYSKDSCMGKFALLMMCKLKGLNCIAITDHNEVQAALNWFSFFRQRGIKVIVGEEVFTKEGEVIGLFLYKRIAAGLSIEQTVAEIRRQGGVVYVPHPYDEKRYKTILKSEALSRVSSQVDCIEIHNGRNISLDFDKKQKEISERYCLPAIVGGDSHVFFEVGRNACETDECFEAENFGDVLASAKLNSSPCIKFSHTVTKFVRVGKKLWHPQPKEFIEMRFEDVKIASEMLQKLVSDEYEPDCIVYLAKGGFLIGEEIGRLFDVPVFALSSHRSGEGLKKSASSVLSRLPRFIKSGLRRTELLLRTSRGSKNDSQEASLCFLSEPKGDYRSILIVDDSVDSGASMAAAVSLIRSKFPSSEVKTAALNVFPPSEKTMSVDFWLYRNCLLSLPSSKDNPDFEAFKEEWGREIEKLKEARG; this comes from the coding sequence ATGGGATATAAAACTGAATTTCATCTGCATACGAAATACTCAAAAGACTCCTGTATGGGGAAGTTTGCCCTGTTGATGATGTGCAAGCTGAAGGGGCTTAATTGTATAGCCATTACCGATCATAACGAGGTTCAAGCTGCACTGAATTGGTTTTCATTTTTTAGACAACGAGGAATCAAGGTTATCGTGGGAGAAGAGGTGTTTACAAAAGAGGGCGAGGTCATCGGTCTCTTTTTGTATAAACGCATCGCTGCCGGTCTGTCGATTGAGCAAACTGTTGCCGAAATCCGTAGACAGGGAGGCGTGGTTTATGTTCCGCACCCCTACGACGAAAAGCGATATAAGACGATTTTGAAGTCGGAAGCTCTTTCTCGTGTATCGTCGCAGGTAGACTGCATTGAAATTCATAACGGGCGTAACATTAGTCTTGATTTTGATAAAAAGCAGAAAGAGATTTCGGAGCGGTACTGTTTGCCTGCTATCGTTGGAGGGGACTCGCATGTGTTTTTTGAAGTTGGAAGGAACGCTTGCGAGACCGATGAATGCTTTGAGGCGGAGAACTTCGGCGACGTGCTTGCTTCGGCAAAACTGAACTCTAGCCCTTGCATCAAGTTTTCTCATACAGTAACGAAATTTGTTCGTGTTGGGAAAAAGCTCTGGCATCCGCAGCCAAAAGAGTTTATCGAGATGCGGTTCGAGGATGTGAAAATAGCTTCCGAAATGCTGCAAAAACTTGTAAGTGACGAGTATGAGCCTGATTGCATTGTCTACCTTGCAAAAGGGGGGTTCCTGATTGGCGAGGAAATCGGGAGGCTTTTTGACGTACCTGTTTTTGCGTTGAGCTCTCACCGGAGTGGAGAGGGGCTGAAGAAGAGCGCATCGAGCGTCCTTTCCCGCTTACCACGATTCATTAAGAGCGGGTTGCGCAGAACCGAACTGCTGCTGAGAACTTCCAGAGGGTCTAAGAATGATTCTCAGGAAGCCAGTCTATGTTTTCTAAGCGAGCCAAAGGGTGACTATCGAAGTATTCTGATAGTTGACGATTCGGTTGATAGCGGTGCTTCGATGGCCGCTGCTGTATCTTTGATTCGGTCGAAGTTTCCTTCAAGTGAGGTTAAAACTGCGGCTCTGAATGTATTCCCTCCATCTGAAAAGACCATGAGTGTCGACTTTTGGCTTTATAGGAACTGCTTGCTTAGCTTGCCCTCATCGAAAGACAACCCTGACTTTGAGGCATTCAAGGAAGAGTGGGGTCGAGAGATAGAAAAACTCAAAGAGGCAAGGGGTTAA
- a CDS encoding LicD family protein: protein MNLSTASQLKQMRGKSNLIQFSDLDLQLLQQKLLGILWDIIDYCEANGISYSLGGGSCLGAIRHKGFIPWDDDIDLDMPRADYERFVVGFAAQHPGKYTVQSPKTTPEVGLPICRVRLNGTKIKTVESASLPESELGICVDIFPIENVYDHPVLKMFQGVRSLAGGLFLSSRRIYRDRDHYLSYVEGDREAVRSIRLKCLIGKLLSFNSVAQWALRVDRWYSCCKNPDTKFVSAPSGQYHFFGEMYERQMYIPTRKEEFAGRLVNVHIDAEGYLMKHYGPNYMELPPEEKREHHACLEFDLGEAGSTLLSGSNGR from the coding sequence TTGAATCTTTCAACGGCGTCTCAGCTCAAGCAGATGAGAGGAAAAAGCAATTTAATTCAGTTCTCGGACCTCGATCTGCAGCTGCTTCAGCAAAAGCTGCTGGGTATTTTGTGGGATATCATCGATTATTGCGAAGCAAATGGTATCTCGTATTCTCTTGGCGGTGGATCGTGCCTTGGGGCGATTCGTCACAAGGGCTTTATTCCTTGGGATGATGATATTGATTTAGACATGCCTCGCGCTGATTACGAGCGGTTCGTTGTGGGGTTTGCCGCCCAACATCCAGGGAAGTATACGGTTCAATCGCCCAAGACCACTCCAGAGGTTGGCCTTCCCATTTGCCGCGTAAGGCTGAATGGGACGAAGATCAAGACCGTCGAGTCTGCTTCGCTTCCTGAAAGTGAACTTGGCATTTGCGTTGATATTTTCCCGATTGAGAATGTTTACGATCATCCGGTCCTAAAGATGTTCCAGGGTGTGCGCAGCCTAGCAGGAGGGCTTTTTCTTTCAAGTAGAAGAATCTATAGGGATAGGGATCATTACCTTTCCTATGTGGAGGGTGATAGGGAAGCCGTTCGGAGTATCAGGCTTAAATGTCTCATCGGAAAGTTGCTGAGTTTCAACTCGGTTGCACAGTGGGCGCTTAGGGTGGATCGTTGGTATTCGTGCTGCAAAAATCCAGATACAAAATTTGTCTCGGCTCCCTCCGGACAGTACCATTTCTTTGGCGAGATGTACGAGAGACAGATGTATATTCCAACGCGAAAGGAAGAATTTGCTGGTAGATTGGTCAATGTTCATATTGATGCCGAAGGTTATCTTATGAAGCATTACGGTCCTAACTACATGGAACTTCCCCCTGAAGAAAAAAGGGAACATCATGCATGTCTTGAATTCGATTTAGGTGAGGCTGGCTCGACTTTGCTGTCGGGATCGAACGGGCGGTAA
- a CDS encoding NAD-dependent epimerase/dehydratase family protein, whose amino-acid sequence MEKRDLDIINNGSIDWMMYRDKSVLVTGATGRLGRYIFDALVYADVTYNLNMRLFGQVRSLAKAREVFGDELHFPNVGFIEQDIVHPLDLDERVDYVFHTAGPAAPADYKASAAGTLWAHVAGTRNVLEFCRSHHVQRVFYVSTVEVYGEWTDDRPVTEEDMGPLQHLNVRSCYPEAKRLCETMLEVYRTQYGLSYCGVRMSHTLGPGIDLEDGRAFAEFLKCTLEGKDIVLLSEGRALRTYTYIPDAVNAMFLVMQKGQDGFYNVVNESNVISIRELAELIAGLDLEGRTEVRFGGVPSSLPYLQFELAIEDSSKIRTLGWEPKVGLDQMFKWTYESFI is encoded by the coding sequence GTGGAAAAACGTGATTTGGATATCATTAATAACGGATCAATCGACTGGATGATGTATCGAGATAAATCCGTGCTCGTTACTGGGGCGACGGGGCGATTAGGTCGATATATCTTCGATGCGCTCGTATATGCTGATGTCACCTATAATTTGAATATGAGGCTATTCGGTCAAGTGAGATCGCTTGCAAAGGCCAGAGAAGTTTTCGGGGATGAACTCCATTTTCCTAATGTGGGTTTTATCGAACAGGACATCGTCCATCCTCTTGATTTGGATGAACGTGTAGATTACGTCTTTCATACAGCAGGACCGGCCGCGCCCGCCGACTATAAAGCAAGCGCGGCAGGAACTCTTTGGGCGCATGTTGCTGGAACGCGCAATGTTCTCGAGTTTTGTCGCTCTCATCATGTTCAGCGGGTTTTTTATGTTTCAACTGTTGAGGTTTATGGGGAGTGGACCGATGATCGTCCTGTGACCGAAGAGGATATGGGGCCGCTTCAGCACCTAAACGTTCGGTCTTGTTACCCTGAAGCTAAGCGGTTGTGCGAGACTATGCTCGAAGTCTACCGAACTCAGTATGGGCTGAGCTACTGTGGAGTGAGGATGAGTCATACGCTCGGCCCGGGTATCGATCTCGAAGACGGTAGGGCGTTTGCCGAATTCCTTAAATGCACGCTGGAGGGGAAAGATATCGTCCTTTTATCTGAGGGGCGCGCGCTTAGGACGTACACTTATATTCCCGATGCGGTGAATGCTATGTTCTTGGTTATGCAGAAGGGCCAGGACGGTTTTTATAACGTAGTAAACGAATCTAACGTCATCAGCATACGAGAGCTTGCTGAGCTTATCGCTGGCTTGGATCTCGAGGGGAGGACAGAGGTTCGATTCGGTGGCGTGCCTAGCTCACTGCCATACCTCCAGTTTGAGCTTGCAATCGAAGATTCGAGTAAGATTAGGACTTTGGGATGGGAGCCGAAGGTCGGTTTGGATCAGATGTTTAAATGGACGTACGAGTCGTTCATTTAA